A stretch of the Oxyura jamaicensis isolate SHBP4307 breed ruddy duck chromosome 4, BPBGC_Ojam_1.0, whole genome shotgun sequence genome encodes the following:
- the UPRT gene encoding uracil phosphoribosyltransferase homolog, which translates to MEAMPCRNQRLGPAPGPQDEQQPPVVLAAAAAGGGCSRLIRFAEPDEGGESSPSPDSSSSNNNGGVLVEVRSPAAEIGAQLKLLPMNDQIRELQTIIRDKTASRGDFVFSADRLIRLVVEEGLNQLPYTECTVTTPTGYKYEGVKFEKGNCGVSIMRSGEAMEQGLRDCCRSIRIGKILIQSDEETQRAKVYYAKFPPDIYRRKVLLMYPILSTGNTVIEAVKVLIEHGVQPSVIILLSLFSTPHGAKSIIQEFPEITILTTEVHPVAPTHFGQKYFGTD; encoded by the exons ATGGAGGCGATGCCGTGCCGCAACCAGCGCCTCGGCCCCGCGCCCGGCCCGCAGGACGAGCAGCAGCCGCCGGTGGTgttggcggcggcggcggcgggcggcggctgCTCGCGGTTGATCCGCTTCGCGGAGCCCGATGAGGGCGGcgagagcagccccagcccggatagcagcagcagcaataataACGGGGGGGTGCTGGTGGAAGTTCGCAGCCCCGCGGCGGAGATCGGGGctcagctgaagctgctgccGATGAACGACCAGATCCGGGAGCTGCAGACCATCATCAGGGACAA GACAGCCAGTAGAGGAGACTTCGTATTTTCTGCTGATCGTCTG ATCAGACTTGTGGTTGAAGAGGGACTGAATCAACTGCCGTACACGGAATGCACGGTGACCACTCCAACAG gATACAAGTACGAAGGAGTGAAATTTGAAAAGGGAAACTGCGGAGTCAGCATCATGAGAAGCG GCGAAGCAATGGAACAAGGCTTACGGGATTGCTGTAGATCGATCCGCATAGGAAAAATCCTGATACAGAGCGATGAGGAGACTCAAAGGGCAAAAGTATACTATGCTAAGTTTCCCCCAGACATTTACAGGAGGAAAGTTCTTCTTATGTACCCCATACTAA GTACTGGTAATACTGTAATTGAGGCTGTCAAAGTTCTTATAGAACACGGCGTGCAACCAAGTGTCATTATCCTGCTAAGCCTATTCTCCACACCGCACG GTGCCAAATCGATCATCCAGGAATTCCCAGAGATCACAATTTTAACTACAGAAGTTCATCCTGTCGCGCCAACACACTTTGGACAGAAGTATTTTGGAACGGACTGA